In Gammaproteobacteria bacterium, the genomic window ACTGGGCATTACCTGCGCGCTGATTCCTACCGATACGCCGGGTGTGAATATCGGCCGTCGTCACAACCCGCTGGAGACGGCATTTCAGAATGGCCCCACCAGTGGTGCAAATGTGTTTATACCGATGGACTGGATCATCGGCGGTCAGCCGCAGATCGGGCGCGGCTGGTCGATGCTGATGGAATGTCTGTCGGTAGGTCGCGGCATCTCGTTGCCGGCGCTGGGTACGGGTCTCGGCAAGCACGCCAGTCGATCTGCGGGCGCCTACGCGGCCGTGCGCAAACAGTTCGGACTTCCGATCGGCCGCTTCGAAGGCGTGGAAGAAGTGCTTGCGCGCATCGGCGGGTTGACCTACATGATGGACGCCGCGCGGCTGCTCACCGCCGCGGCTATCGATGCCGGCGAAAAGCCGTCGGTCGTGTCGGCGATCGTCAAATATCACAATACCGAGGCCATGCGACAGGTAATCAACGACGCCATGGATATTCACGGCGGGCGCGGCATTTGTCTGGGTACGCGCAATTATCTTGCCTCCGGCTACAAGTCCACACCGGTCAGCATCACGGTCGAGGGCGCGAATATTCTGACCCGCGGTCTGATTATCTTCGGGCAGGGCGCGCTGCGCTGCCATCCATACCTGGTCCGCGAGATGGACGCGGCCGGCGACCCGGATCGCGAGGCGGGCCTGGCCGCGTTCGATCAGGCGTTGTTCGCGCATCTGGGTTACGGCGTACGCAACGCGGCGCGCGCGCTGCTTTACGGGCTGACAGAGGGCCGGCTCGCACCGGCGCCGGTCGATGCGCCGACCACGCGTTATTATCAGCATGCGGCGCGCTTGAGCGCGGCCTTTGCCGTGATCGCGGATGTGGCGATGCTGCTGATGGGGGGCGCCCTCAAGCGCAAGGAAAAACTGTCAGGACGTTTCGCCGATGCGCTCGGCTGCCTGTTTCTCTGCACCGCCGCGCTCAAGCGTTTCGAGGACACCGGCAGGCCGCGGGCCGACCTGCCGCTGGTGGAATGGGTCGCGCAATATTGTCTTTATCGCGTGCAGGACGCGCAGGATGGCATTCTGCGCAACTTCCCCTCGCGCGTACTGGGCGTGTTGCTGCGCGTGCTGGTGTTTCCGCTGGGGCGGCGCTTTCGCTATCCGGGTGATCCGCTGGGTGCCGAAATTGCCAATCTGCTGCTGACGCCATCGGAGGCTCGCGATCGCCTGACCGCAGGCATTCATATCTCTTCGGATTCGAACGATGCGGCGGGGCGCATGGAATATGCGTTGCAACAAACGATAGCCATCGCGTCCGTGGAACACAAACTGCGTGCCGCGCGCATCAAACCACCGTCGTATGGCTATGGCGACGAATGGCTCCATGCGGCCGTTGCAAGCGGCATCATCACCACCGCCGAGGCGGCGCAATATCGCACCGCGCAGCAGGCGGTCATGGAGGCGATCAAGGTGGACGATTTTCCGCAGACCCTGAACGAAGATTCGCAGGCGCCGCCGCAAGGGTCAGTCCGGGCATATTCCGGGCAGGCATGGTCATGAAAGATTACACACGCAAAATCCGTCGCGCGGCGGTGCTGGGCGCCGGCGTCATGGGCGCGCAGATCGCCGCGCATCTGGCCAACGCCGGCGTGCCAGTGTATTTGTTCGACCTGCCGGCGGATGGCGACGACAAGAACGCCATCGCCAAAAAAGGCATGGCGGCGCTGCTCAAGCTCAAGCCCGCGCCGCTAGCCAACATCGCCGCGGCTGCCGCCATCGAGCCCGCCAATTACGAGCACCATCTCGCTCGGCTTGCGGACTGCGATCTCGTAATCGAGGCTATCGCGGAAAAGCTGGACTGGAAGCACGATCTGTATCGAAAGATCGCGCCTTGCGTAAACGAAAACGCCTTACTCGCTACTAACACCTCGGGCATCGCCATAGCAATGCTCGCGGAAGGGTTGCCGGAAACCTCGCGCGCCCGGTTTTGCGGCGTGCACTTTTTCAATCCGCCGCGCTATATGCCTCTGGTGGAATTGATCGCGCACAAGGGCACGGACGACGCAATGCTCGACGTGCTCGAAGGCTTTCTCACGACGACACTGGGCAAGGGCGTGGTGCGCGCCAACGACACCCCCGGCTTCATCGCCAACCGGGTAGGCGTATTCGCAATGTTGGCGGTGATTCATCACGCCGAACGGTTAAGTCTGCCGTTCGATTTGGTCGATAAATTAACCGGCGCGGGTATCGGGCGTCCCAAGAGCGCGACGTTTCGCACCGCGGATGTGGTCGGACTGGACACCTTCGCGCACGTAGTTCGCGGCCTGGCGTCCGTATTGCCAGACGATCCGTGGGCGGCATGTTATCGCGTACCGGCGTGGGTGGATAAACTGATCGAGAAAGGCGCGCTGGGACAGAAGGCCGGCGCCGGTGTTTACACCCGGGCTGGCCGCGATATCCAGGTGCTCGATCTTGAAAATAAGACGTATCGCAGAGTGCGGTCGGCGCTGGACGATCGTGTACGCAAGATACTCGCGGAGCGAGACCCCGCGCGGAAATTTCAGGCGTTACTCGCACTCGATCACCCCCAGGCGGAATTTCTACTCGCCATCCATCGGGATCTGTTCCACTTCTGCGCCGTGCACGTGGCGGAGATCGCGCCTACCGCGCGGGATGTCGATGTCGCCATGCGCTGGGGTTATGGCTGGCAGTTCGGGCCGTTCGAGATGTGGCAGGCGGCCGGCTGGCGAGAGGTGACGCGGTTCATTCAGGACGGTATCGAAGCGGGCAATACCCTGAGTGCAGCGCCGCTGCCGGACTGGGTTACTGACCCGAAGCGGGCAGCGGTCCACGACGCGCACGGCTCATGGTCCGCGTCCGAAGGCGACGCGACGCCGCCGGTAAGTCACCCGGTTTATCGCCGCCAGATATTCCGTCAGCGCGTCTTGGGGGAACCGGAACCGCGCTGGGAGACGGCGTACGAGACCGACGCGGTGCGCCTGTGGCACACGGGCGACGACGTGGCCGTGCTGAGCTTCAAAACCCGGCTGCATGTCATCGGCGCGACGGTGCTGGAGGGCGTACAGGCGTCGCTAGACATTGCCGAGCACGATTTCAAGGCGCTGGTGCTGTGGCACGCGGAGCCGCCGTTCTGCGCCGGCGCCAACCTGCGTGAACTAGGCGAAGCAGCCCTCGCGGGTCGTTTCGATGACATTAAGGCGCTGGTGGAGAAATATCAGCAGACCAGTATGGCGTTGCGACACTCGATGGTGCCGACCGTGGCGGCTTGCCAGGGCCTGGTATTGGGCGGAGGCTGCGAATTTCTGCTGCACTGCGACCGCACGGTCGCGGAGCTGGAAAGCTACATCGGGCTGGTCGAGGTCGGCGTGGGCCTGATCCCAGGCGGCGGTGGCTGCAAGGAAATGGCGACGCGCGCGGCGGATGCGGCGCAGGGCGGCGATCTGTTGCCCTTCGTGGCCCGTTATTTCGAACGCGCGGCAAAGGCTATGGTCGCCGCCAGCGCCGCGGAGGCGCGCGATTGGAATTACCTGCGCGCGGGTGACAGAGTGATATTGAATCCGTACGAATTGCTGCACGTCGCGAAGTCCGAAGCGCTGGCGCTTTATGAGTCTGCCTACCGGCCGCTGCTGCCACGCACCGATATCGCGGTCGCCGGCGCACCCGGCATCGCCACCTTGCAGGCGCAACTGGTGAACATGCTGGAAGGCGGTTTCATCTCGCCGCACGACTACGAGATCGTGCGGCGGCTGGCGTACGTGATGTGCGGCGGTGAAGTGACCGCGGGCACCAAGGTCAGCGAGCAATGGCTGCTCAAGCTCGAACGCACGGCGTTCATGGAACTGCTGCGGATGGAAAAGACGCAGCAGCGGATTCGTCATACGCTGGAAACCGGTAAGCCACTGCGCAATTAGCCTCCAGGCACCACCGTGCGCCGAATAGCTTATCTGATTGTTCTTGCATCTGCTTGTACGATGGGAAACGATTTCGCCGCGCGGCGTGAGTCGTATGTTGAGACATGGGATGAGCCATACGCTTTAGTGTCTCTTTGCTCGTTAATTACTGACCCCGATTCATTCGACAAGGAAAATGTTCGCCTAATCGGGGTAATTGACTGGGAGGCCGAGGGCGACAAGGTGTGCTTGCATAAGGAAGACCTGAAATATGGGCTACTTCAAAACTGTCTCTCGGTCGAGATTGATTCTAAACAACGTGAGGCGACGTACGAGAGCCTCTTCAAAATGAACAAGGACTTGTCGTGATGGATGGTGTTTTTGATAAAGATGGTTTCGGCGGCGTCTTTGCGGGTTCAATAAGAGGCGTTCGGCAGATTCGTGGGTGGGGGTCTGCTGAAAGTTGGCGCCTGAGATTGCATTATAAGTAGCGGCTCGATTTACGTATTCTGCCGGAGCTAGACTTTGGGAAGGCCATTGATGAATAAACAAACTCAAGACGCCTACATCGTCTCCGCCCTGCGCACGCCCGTTGGCAAGGCGCCGCGCGGGATGTTCGCGACGACGCGGCCGGATGATCTGCTCGCGCACGTGATTCGCGGGCTGTTGGCGCGATATCCGCAGATGGACAAGCGACTGATCGGCGACGTCATCGTCGGTTGCGCGATGCCGGAAGCCGAACAGGGGATGAACGTCGCGCGCATCGCGTTGTTGCTGGCGGGGCTGCCGGATTCGGTGCCGGGGGTTACGGTCAACCGGTTCTGCGCATCCGGCCTGCAGGCAGTCGCGATGGCGGCGGATCGCATCCGGCTGGGTGAGGGGGACATCATGCTGGCGGCGGGTACCGAGAGCATGAGCCTGATTCCAATGATGGGCAACAAGGTTGCCTTCAATCCGCGCCTGTTCGCGGGCAACAGCGACGTCGGCATTGCCTACGGCATGGGCATTACGGCCGAGAAGGTCGCCGCGCGCTGGAAGGTCGGCCGCGAGGCACAGGATCAATTTGCGCTGGAGAGTCACCAGCGGGCGCTGGCGGCGACCGCGAAGGGCGAATTCGCCGACGAGATTCTTCCATGCGAGATCACACGCGCGCAGCCTGATGCGGCGCAAGGTGTGGTTAGAATCCAGAGGCGTCAGGTGGACATCGACGAGGGTCCGCGCGCGGATTCCACGCTCGAAGGTCTGGCTGCATTACGGCCGGTGTTCGCGGCGCGCGGCAGCGTGACCGCCGGCAACAGCTCGCAGATGAGCGACGGCGCGGCGGCGGTGCTGCTGGCGAGCGAACGCGGCCTGAAGATGCTAGAAACCTCGCCTGCTGCCCGATTCTTAGGTTACGCGGTTGCCGGCGTCGCGCCGGAGGTGATGGGCGTCGGCCCGATCGAGGCGATCCCGAAGGCGCTTAAAGTGACTGGCATCAAACAGCACGCGCTCGACTGGATAGAACTCAACGAAGCGTTCGCGGCGCAGAGCCTGGCCGTCATCGGCGCGCTCGATCTGGATCGTGCAAAGGTCAATCCGCTGGGCGGTGCGATAGCTTTGGGTCATCCGCTGGGCGCGACGGGCGCGATCCGCACCGCGACCCTGATCCACGGACTTAAGCGCCGTAGACAAAAATATGGGATGGTGACGATGTGTGTCGGTACTGGCATGGGCGCGGCCAGCGTGTTCGAGGCGATCATGTAACATCAGGCTGGTCAACTATTGATACGGCGGAAGTACTAAAGTTATGGAAAAGGTATGGCTCAAGTCGTATCCTGCAGGCGTGGCCGCCGAGGTCGACGTCGGTGAATTTGGATCGCTCGCCGAGCTGATCGACAGGAGTTGCCAGCGGTACGGGAAGCGCCCCGCCTTCAGCAATATGGGCGCTAGCTTGACTTACGCCGATATGGATCGGCTATCGTCGCGCTTCGCTGCATATCTCCAGCAGGATTTGAAGCTGGCAAAAGGCGCGCGCGTAGCGGTGATGCTGCCGAATCTGTTGCAGCATCCGGTGGCGACGTTCGGCATTCTGCGTGCCGGGCTGGTGGTAGTGAACGTCAATCCGCTGTGCACCGCGCGAGAGCTACAGTACATGCTCGGGGACTCCGGCGCGGCGGCCATTGTTATACTCGAAAACTTCGCGCATGTGCTGGCGAAGGTCTTGTCCGGCACCGCGATCAAGCACGTGATTATCACAGGTATGGGCGATCTTCTGCTCTTGCCAAAATCGGTTCTGATCAATTTCGCGGTCAGGAGGATCAAGCGGCTGGTGCCGCCGTACCAGCTTGCCGGCGCGGTCAATTTTGCACGCGCACTTAAAGCGGGCAGGCGGTTGTCGCTTAACAAACCGTCGCTGCAACCTCAGGACACCGCTTTTCTGCAATACACCGGCGGCACCACCGGTCTGTGTAAGGGCGCGGTGCTGAGTCACGGCAACATGATCGCCAACACGCAGCAGGCGGCGATGTGGTTCGGAACGGTGCTGGAAGAGGGCGGCGAATCCGTGGTTACCGCGTTGCCGCTTTATCACATCTTCGCGTTGACGGCGAACTGCCTGTTGTTTATGAAAATCGGCGGGCACAACCATCTGGTGACCAATCCGCGTGACATGCCCGGCTTCGTTAAACTGCTGCGCGGACTGAAGTTTACATTCATCACCGGCGTAAATACGCTTTACAACGGCCTGCTCAATACGCCGGGCTTCGAGCGCATCGATTTCTCGCATCTCAAACTGGCGATCGGCGGCGGCATGGCGGTACAGGCTGCGGTGGCGGAACGCTGGCAGAAGGCAACTGGCGTGGTGCTGCTGGAAGGCTATGGCCTCACCGAAACCGCGCCGGTCGTATGCATCAATCCCGTGGATCTAAAGGAGTTCAGCGGATTCATCGGTCTGCCGGTGCCGTCGACCGAGGTGTCGGTTTGCGACGAGGCCGGTATCGAACTCGCGTCAGGCGAAGTCGGCGAATTATGCGTGCGCGGACCGCAGGTGATGCAGTGCTACTGGAACCGGCCCGAGGAGACGGCGAATGCGATCAGCGCGGACGGCTGGTTCCGGACGGGCGACATCGCGACCATCGACGCACGCGGGTTCGTGCGAATCGTCGATCGCAAGAAGGACATGATTTTGGTGTCGGGCTTCAATGTCTATCCTAACGAGGTCGAGGCTGTTGTGGCCGCGCACCCCGGTGTGTTGGAAGTCGGTGTGATCGGCGTTGCGGACGACGCCTACGGCGAGGCCGTCAAGGCGGTGGTGGTGAGAAAAGATCAAGGTTTGACGGCCGAGGCTTTGCGCATCTACTGCAAGGAGCAGCTGAGCGCCTACAAGGTGCCGAAATTTATCGAATTCCGTGCCGAGCTGCCCAAAACCACAGTGGGCAAGATACTGCGACGCAGCCTGCGGGACGAACCGGCGGACACCCAGTCGCAAGGTGCGGAACACGCGTGAGCGCCCGCCATCGCGCGGCGCCTCGATTAGTGGATTATTGGGGCTAGCTCTCTTCAGCTTGAACTGGGCATGCCGCGCGACGCAAACTCACTTGATACCGCCGGCACACGCGTACTTTCGGAACGTAGCGCCAGAACGTCAGTCCGATGCTGATATCACTGCCGGAGGTTCGCGCCATGCGGATTTCTCACCGACTTGCCATCAATCTCATGATTCTCCTTGCCGTTATTGCGCTGACATTTCCGTTCGCGGCCAGCGCGCTCGAAGTTTACAAGTGGACCGACGACAACGGCGTGGTGCACTACAGCGAATCACTACCACGTATCGAGGCCGACGACAGGGGGTCGCTCGAAACTTTTCACATCGCTAACGACCGCGGGCCCGCAGATGCTGAGGCGAATCGTTACCGAACCATGCTGGAGGTGGC contains:
- a CDS encoding 3-hydroxyacyl-CoA dehydrogenase/enoyl-CoA hydratase family protein, encoding MKDYTRKIRRAAVLGAGVMGAQIAAHLANAGVPVYLFDLPADGDDKNAIAKKGMAALLKLKPAPLANIAAAAAIEPANYEHHLARLADCDLVIEAIAEKLDWKHDLYRKIAPCVNENALLATNTSGIAIAMLAEGLPETSRARFCGVHFFNPPRYMPLVELIAHKGTDDAMLDVLEGFLTTTLGKGVVRANDTPGFIANRVGVFAMLAVIHHAERLSLPFDLVDKLTGAGIGRPKSATFRTADVVGLDTFAHVVRGLASVLPDDPWAACYRVPAWVDKLIEKGALGQKAGAGVYTRAGRDIQVLDLENKTYRRVRSALDDRVRKILAERDPARKFQALLALDHPQAEFLLAIHRDLFHFCAVHVAEIAPTARDVDVAMRWGYGWQFGPFEMWQAAGWREVTRFIQDGIEAGNTLSAAPLPDWVTDPKRAAVHDAHGSWSASEGDATPPVSHPVYRRQIFRQRVLGEPEPRWETAYETDAVRLWHTGDDVAVLSFKTRLHVIGATVLEGVQASLDIAEHDFKALVLWHAEPPFCAGANLRELGEAALAGRFDDIKALVEKYQQTSMALRHSMVPTVAACQGLVLGGGCEFLLHCDRTVAELESYIGLVEVGVGLIPGGGGCKEMATRAADAAQGGDLLPFVARYFERAAKAMVAASAAEARDWNYLRAGDRVILNPYELLHVAKSEALALYESAYRPLLPRTDIAVAGAPGIATLQAQLVNMLEGGFISPHDYEIVRRLAYVMCGGEVTAGTKVSEQWLLKLERTAFMELLRMEKTQQRIRHTLETGKPLRN
- a CDS encoding AMP-binding protein translates to MEKVWLKSYPAGVAAEVDVGEFGSLAELIDRSCQRYGKRPAFSNMGASLTYADMDRLSSRFAAYLQQDLKLAKGARVAVMLPNLLQHPVATFGILRAGLVVVNVNPLCTARELQYMLGDSGAAAIVILENFAHVLAKVLSGTAIKHVIITGMGDLLLLPKSVLINFAVRRIKRLVPPYQLAGAVNFARALKAGRRLSLNKPSLQPQDTAFLQYTGGTTGLCKGAVLSHGNMIANTQQAAMWFGTVLEEGGESVVTALPLYHIFALTANCLLFMKIGGHNHLVTNPRDMPGFVKLLRGLKFTFITGVNTLYNGLLNTPGFERIDFSHLKLAIGGGMAVQAAVAERWQKATGVVLLEGYGLTETAPVVCINPVDLKEFSGFIGLPVPSTEVSVCDEAGIELASGEVGELCVRGPQVMQCYWNRPEETANAISADGWFRTGDIATIDARGFVRIVDRKKDMILVSGFNVYPNEVEAVVAAHPGVLEVGVIGVADDAYGEAVKAVVVRKDQGLTAEALRIYCKEQLSAYKVPKFIEFRAELPKTTVGKILRRSLRDEPADTQSQGAEHA
- a CDS encoding acetyl-CoA C-acyltransferase, whose product is MNKQTQDAYIVSALRTPVGKAPRGMFATTRPDDLLAHVIRGLLARYPQMDKRLIGDVIVGCAMPEAEQGMNVARIALLLAGLPDSVPGVTVNRFCASGLQAVAMAADRIRLGEGDIMLAAGTESMSLIPMMGNKVAFNPRLFAGNSDVGIAYGMGITAEKVAARWKVGREAQDQFALESHQRALAATAKGEFADEILPCEITRAQPDAAQGVVRIQRRQVDIDEGPRADSTLEGLAALRPVFAARGSVTAGNSSQMSDGAAAVLLASERGLKMLETSPAARFLGYAVAGVAPEVMGVGPIEAIPKALKVTGIKQHALDWIELNEAFAAQSLAVIGALDLDRAKVNPLGGAIALGHPLGATGAIRTATLIHGLKRRRQKYGMVTMCVGTGMGAASVFEAIM
- a CDS encoding acyl-CoA dehydrogenase yields the protein MGWVIWIGLIAGALYALARTRASLRLWTAALAAALIVLGGSGYLAFPPGVVLWGMWLIVALMNLSGPRRSALSAPLRDYVRRVLPPMSQTEKTAIQAGGVWWDAELFQGDPQWDRLLNTPAPRFSEEEQAFIDGPVETLCRMLDDWQITHELNDLPPGVWAFLKANRFFGMIIPKEYDGHGFSAFAHSTVVMKITSRSCAAAVTVMVPNSLGPAELLLHYGTDNQKNHYLPRLARGEEIPCFALTGPTAGSDAGAIPDFGLVCRGDYQGQNVLGLRVTWDKRYITLAPVATVLGLAFKAVDPDHLLGDTEELGITCALIPTDTPGVNIGRRHNPLETAFQNGPTSGANVFIPMDWIIGGQPQIGRGWSMLMECLSVGRGISLPALGTGLGKHASRSAGAYAAVRKQFGLPIGRFEGVEEVLARIGGLTYMMDAARLLTAAAIDAGEKPSVVSAIVKYHNTEAMRQVINDAMDIHGGRGICLGTRNYLASGYKSTPVSITVEGANILTRGLIIFGQGALRCHPYLVREMDAAGDPDREAGLAAFDQALFAHLGYGVRNAARALLYGLTEGRLAPAPVDAPTTRYYQHAARLSAAFAVIADVAMLLMGGALKRKEKLSGRFADALGCLFLCTAALKRFEDTGRPRADLPLVEWVAQYCLYRVQDAQDGILRNFPSRVLGVLLRVLVFPLGRRFRYPGDPLGAEIANLLLTPSEARDRLTAGIHISSDSNDAAGRMEYALQQTIAIASVEHKLRAARIKPPSYGYGDEWLHAAVASGIITTAEAAQYRTAQQAVMEAIKVDDFPQTLNEDSQAPPQGSVRAYSGQAWS